The Mycolicibacterium duvalii DNA window CGGTGACCCCGATGCGGCGCTCGGCATGCTCGCCGGGGGCTTCGAGCTCGCGGTGCGAACCCTGACGTTTCCGGTGCCGGTGGTGATCGCCGCGACCGGGCCGGCGATCGCGATGGGCTCGTTTCTGTTGATGGCGGCTGATCACCGGGTGGGCGGACCGAAGACGCGGTGTCAGGCCATCGAGGTCGCGATCGGCATGGTGATTCCCAACGCGGCGCTGGAGCTGATGCGGATGCGGCTGACCCCGGCGGCGTTCGACCGGGCAGCCAATCTGGCGGTGACCTTCGTCGGTGACGAAGCTATCCACGCCGGCTGGCTCGACGAAATCGTCGAGGCCGATCAGGTTCTCGCCCGCGCCCAGCACGTCGCGCAGGAAGCCGCGACCGGGCTGCAGGCCGGTGCGCACCTGGCCACCAAGCTCAAGGCCCGACACGGCGCGCTGACCGCGATCCGCGCCGGAATCGACGGGCTGGCAGCAGAGTTCGCGCTGGGCGGTTCGACCGAGCGGTGACCCACATCCGTGGCCGGATCTGGGTGGACGGCCAGCCTCGCGACGGGTTCGACTTCTTCGCCCTGTCGGAGTATCTGGCCACCGAGAACACGCTGGCCTGGTGTGACATCGACGCCCCCGACCACGCCACGCTCAGAGATCTCGCCCACGAGATCGGGCTCAACGAGTGGGCGGTCGAGGACACGCTGGCCGAGGCGGAGCGCACCAAGGCCATGGTGTACAAGACGCACACGTTCTTCACGGTGTACGGGGTGACCGTCAGCCAAGCCCCGCTGACCGCCGAGTTCTCCGAATCCCTGTTGACCATGCACCGCATCTCGGTGTTCGTGCTGCCGCGCGGCGTGATCACGGTGCGGTTGGGGTCGGGCTACGACATCGAGCAGGTGTCGCGACGGTTCGACGAGCTCGGCGGCCAGAAGTACGGGGCCGGCGCACTCGTGCACGGCCTGCTCGACGTCGTGGTCGACGGTCACTTCGACGCCGTACAGGCACTCGACGACGCCATCGAGAGCCTCGAGGACGATCTGTTCGCCGAGCGTGCACCGCGCAAAGGTGTGCAGCGCAAGACGTTCCAGCTGCGCAAGGATCTGGTCGCGCTGCGCCGCGCGGTGCTGCCGATGCGTGAGGTGGTCACCGTGATCCAGCACCGCAGGATGGACGCGACCAGCACCGCCGTCGAGCTCGACCCGGTCTATGCCGACCTGTACGACCACGTGCTGCGGGTCTCCGAGTGGACGGAGTCGTTGCGCGACATGATCACCACGGTGTTCGAGACCAACCTCAGTTTGCAGGATGCCCGGCTCAACATCGTGATGAAGAAGCTCACCGGGTGGGCGGCGATCATCGCCGTCCCCACCGCCATCACCGGCTACTACGGCCAGAACCTGGCCTATCCGGGCGTGAACACCGTCGGCGGCTTCGTGGTCAGCAGCGCCCTGATCGTGGTGCTGGTGGTGGTGTTGTACTTGACGTTCAAG harbors:
- a CDS encoding crotonase/enoyl-CoA hydratase family protein yields the protein MSSNVAYEVADSVATVTLDDGKVNVLGPAMQAAVHEALDRAEADKAKAVVLAGNSRVFSGGFDLSIFQSGDPDAALGMLAGGFELAVRTLTFPVPVVIAATGPAIAMGSFLLMAADHRVGGPKTRCQAIEVAIGMVIPNAALELMRMRLTPAAFDRAANLAVTFVGDEAIHAGWLDEIVEADQVLARAQHVAQEAATGLQAGAHLATKLKARHGALTAIRAGIDGLAAEFALGGSTER
- a CDS encoding magnesium transporter CorA family protein — translated: MTHIRGRIWVDGQPRDGFDFFALSEYLATENTLAWCDIDAPDHATLRDLAHEIGLNEWAVEDTLAEAERTKAMVYKTHTFFTVYGVTVSQAPLTAEFSESLLTMHRISVFVLPRGVITVRLGSGYDIEQVSRRFDELGGQKYGAGALVHGLLDVVVDGHFDAVQALDDAIESLEDDLFAERAPRKGVQRKTFQLRKDLVALRRAVLPMREVVTVIQHRRMDATSTAVELDPVYADLYDHVLRVSEWTESLRDMITTVFETNLSLQDARLNIVMKKLTGWAAIIAVPTAITGYYGQNLAYPGVNTVGGFVVSSALIVVLVVVLYLTFKKRDWL